A window from Psychrobium sp. MM17-31 encodes these proteins:
- a CDS encoding cell division protein FtsQ/DivIB, producing the protein MSKGQLTRWQKFKQLDHAYWSGVLFFVLVIGFIVYLGHKMTEKMMNAQDMPVSTLQIIGTRPYSSDLEIHQALWELSESESFFSLNVKDVQQRLQEIPWIKRVAVRRQWPNGLIIHVTDQVPVAYWNDEQLLNDKGEVFSAPVDRINQWLPHFSGPDDTSKQVLTGYRALWPLLDGEGLTLSDIALTPRQSWSVTLGNGSVLVLGRGNDVIRNVRMERFLKVYKHVLPHGKDIDYVDLRYDAGFAVNWKKQLGDTANNEQG; encoded by the coding sequence GTGAGTAAAGGGCAACTAACACGCTGGCAAAAATTTAAGCAACTCGATCACGCCTATTGGAGTGGGGTGTTGTTTTTTGTGTTAGTTATCGGCTTTATCGTCTATTTGGGTCATAAAATGACCGAGAAAATGATGAATGCGCAAGATATGCCCGTATCAACACTACAAATTATAGGGACAAGGCCGTATAGTAGCGACCTAGAAATTCATCAGGCGTTATGGGAGCTAAGCGAAAGCGAAAGTTTTTTCTCTCTTAACGTAAAAGATGTACAGCAACGGCTCCAAGAAATACCTTGGATAAAACGTGTTGCAGTGCGTCGCCAGTGGCCAAACGGCTTGATTATTCATGTAACTGATCAAGTGCCAGTAGCCTATTGGAACGACGAACAATTATTAAATGACAAGGGTGAAGTGTTTAGCGCACCTGTTGACCGCATTAACCAGTGGTTACCGCATTTTTCGGGCCCAGATGATACGTCAAAGCAAGTGTTAACGGGTTATCGCGCACTGTGGCCGTTGTTAGACGGCGAGGGATTAACGCTAAGTGATATTGCACTTACCCCTCGTCAATCGTGGAGCGTCACGTTAGGTAACGGTAGTGTACTGGTACTAGGGCGCGGCAACGATGTAATAAGAAACGTAAGAATGGAACGTTTTTTAAAAGTTTATAAACACGTTTTACCTCACGGTAAAGATATCGATTATGTCGATTTGCGTTATGACGCGGGATTTGCCGTCAATTGGAAAAAACAGCTAGGAGATACAGCCAACAATGAGCAAGGCTAA
- the murC gene encoding UDP-N-acetylmuramate--L-alanine ligase, translating to MTKICSDKLSQLRQRVPQMRRVNRIHFIGIGGAGMGGIAEVLANEGYQVTGSDQATNRVTERLTDLGATVYLGHQAAQVEGACVVVVSTAIDELNPEIIRAKELRIPIVQRAQMLAELMRFRHGIAVAGTHGKTTTTSLTASIFAKAELDPTYVIGGLLNSSGTNAKLGCSEYLIAEADESDASFLHLQPMVTIVTNIEADHMDTYQGDFSKLEDTFIEFMHNLPFYGLAVLCIDDEVNRQLLPRISRHVTTYGFSEDADLRATDFVQNANSSSFVLHRNGHKPLELTLNLPGRHNVLNAMAAIAVAMDSEIGDEHIVAALAEFQGIGRRFEQLGNFDTAKGEVMLVDDYGHHPSEVAATIKAARQGWPDKRLVMIYQPHRYTRTRDLYEDFVDVLSQVDELILLEVYSAGEEPIVGADSRALCRSIRAHSSFEPIYVPSIEQLPPRLAQLMKDGDLVMTQGAGNVGILAKNLSAMALDIDAMNERGQE from the coding sequence ATGACAAAAATTTGCAGCGATAAGCTTAGCCAACTTCGCCAACGCGTTCCGCAAATGCGCCGCGTTAATCGTATCCATTTCATTGGAATAGGCGGTGCAGGCATGGGCGGAATTGCTGAGGTGTTAGCCAACGAAGGTTATCAGGTAACGGGTTCAGATCAGGCGACTAATCGTGTGACAGAGCGCTTAACCGACTTAGGCGCAACTGTTTATCTCGGCCATCAAGCGGCACAAGTAGAAGGTGCTTGTGTGGTTGTGGTTTCCACTGCGATTGATGAGTTAAACCCTGAGATTATTCGTGCTAAAGAGCTGCGTATTCCTATTGTGCAGCGCGCGCAAATGCTGGCTGAACTCATGCGTTTTAGACACGGTATTGCTGTGGCTGGCACTCACGGTAAAACCACAACCACTAGTTTAACCGCGAGTATTTTTGCCAAGGCTGAACTTGATCCGACCTATGTTATCGGTGGCTTACTCAATAGCTCTGGCACAAACGCCAAGCTGGGGTGTAGCGAGTATTTAATCGCCGAAGCAGATGAAAGTGATGCATCTTTTCTTCATTTGCAGCCAATGGTAACCATAGTGACCAATATTGAAGCGGATCATATGGACACCTATCAAGGTGATTTTAGTAAGCTCGAAGATACCTTTATTGAGTTTATGCATAACCTACCGTTTTACGGGTTGGCTGTGCTGTGTATCGACGATGAAGTCAATCGCCAACTATTGCCGCGTATTTCACGCCATGTGACGACTTATGGCTTTAGTGAAGACGCCGATCTTCGTGCGACGGATTTTGTTCAGAACGCTAATAGTAGTAGCTTTGTTCTTCACCGCAATGGCCATAAGCCGCTTGAATTGACCCTTAATCTTCCGGGGCGTCACAACGTGCTTAACGCGATGGCGGCTATTGCCGTTGCCATGGACAGTGAGATTGGCGACGAGCATATCGTTGCGGCGTTGGCGGAGTTCCAAGGTATTGGTCGACGTTTTGAGCAGTTAGGTAATTTTGACACCGCTAAAGGCGAAGTGATGCTGGTTGATGATTATGGTCATCATCCGAGTGAAGTTGCAGCAACGATTAAAGCGGCGCGTCAAGGCTGGCCTGATAAGCGTCTGGTGATGATTTACCAGCCGCATCGCTATACGCGAACGCGCGACCTTTACGAAGATTTCGTCGACGTATTATCGCAAGTTGATGAGCTGATATTACTAGAAGTATACAGCGCCGGTGAAGAGCCAATTGTTGGCGCCGATAGCCGCGCATTGTGCCGCAGTATTAGAGCCCATAGCTCGTTTGAACCAATTTACGTCCCTAGCATCGAACAGTTGCCGCCACGTCTGGCGCAATTGATGAAAGATGGCGATTTAGTGATGACCCAAGGTGCCGGTAACGTTGGTATTTTAGCAAAAAATTTAAGTGCAATGGCATTGGATATCGATGCAATGAATGAAAGAGGACAAGAGTAA
- the murG gene encoding undecaprenyldiphospho-muramoylpentapeptide beta-N-acetylglucosaminyltransferase, giving the protein MAKRLLVMAGGTGGHVFPGLAVANMLRDQGWEIHWLGCATRMEADLVPKHNIDISYIDVEGVRGNGIVRLLKAPFKLMRSVWQAKKVIKSFKPDVILGMGGFASGPGGIAAKLAGIPLVLHEQNAVAGMTNRYLANMATRVMVAFDGALSEHQPQVVGNPVRKDIVDLGRLTPALGDKLNILLIGGSLGAKALNEMLPQTLPLLSELDVTIKHQAGKNNGQGVLAAYQAQVADCADYVQATDFIDDMASAYQWADMIICRAGALTVSEVAAVGLPAVFVPLPYAVDDHQTKNAQALSDKGAAFVMQQSQMTPQSLSEKIKQMSVRTQLEQMHNASQTLAITDATEQVAKVICELAQQDFVAVKDGSS; this is encoded by the coding sequence ATGGCTAAACGATTATTAGTGATGGCTGGTGGCACTGGCGGCCATGTATTTCCTGGGCTTGCTGTGGCGAACATGCTGCGTGACCAAGGTTGGGAGATTCATTGGTTAGGCTGTGCAACGCGTATGGAAGCTGATTTAGTACCCAAGCACAATATAGATATTTCTTACATTGATGTTGAAGGTGTGCGTGGCAACGGCATTGTTCGCTTATTAAAAGCGCCGTTTAAATTAATGCGCTCGGTATGGCAGGCCAAAAAAGTTATTAAGTCATTTAAGCCTGACGTTATCTTGGGCATGGGGGGCTTTGCTAGTGGACCTGGCGGTATTGCAGCGAAATTAGCTGGTATTCCATTGGTCTTGCATGAGCAAAATGCGGTCGCTGGCATGACCAATCGCTATTTAGCCAATATGGCAACTCGCGTGATGGTTGCCTTTGACGGGGCGCTATCGGAGCATCAACCTCAGGTTGTCGGTAATCCCGTACGCAAAGATATTGTTGATTTGGGACGTTTAACACCAGCACTAGGTGACAAACTCAATATTTTATTGATTGGCGGTAGCTTAGGAGCTAAAGCACTAAATGAGATGTTGCCACAAACGCTGCCACTACTTAGTGAACTCGATGTCACTATTAAACATCAAGCAGGCAAGAATAACGGTCAGGGTGTATTAGCGGCTTATCAAGCACAGGTTGCTGATTGTGCTGATTACGTCCAAGCAACCGATTTTATCGATGATATGGCCAGTGCTTATCAATGGGCAGATATGATTATTTGCCGCGCTGGCGCCTTGACGGTTTCAGAGGTTGCAGCGGTAGGCTTGCCAGCTGTTTTCGTACCTTTGCCTTATGCCGTGGATGACCATCAAACTAAAAATGCGCAAGCGCTGAGTGATAAAGGTGCTGCCTTTGTGATGCAACAGTCACAAATGACGCCGCAAAGTTTGAGCGAGAAAATTAAACAAATGAGTGTTCGCACTCAGTTAGAACAAATGCATAACGCCAGTCAAACGCTGGCGATAACAGATGCGACAGAGCAGGTGGCTAAGGTCATTTGCGAGCTTGCACAGCAAGACTTTGTCGCAGTGAAAGACGGAAGTAGTTAG
- the murD gene encoding UDP-N-acetylmuramoyl-L-alanine--D-glutamate ligase has product MNFNGQEITKVAVIGLGMTGRSCASYLIKQGLLPLLVDTRENLDRSLLPEPFAQCELALGDLDNIDFAEYQLLVVSPGISIRQPAFEKAKAQGCIVAGDIELFANAVSVPVLAITGSNGKTTVTSLLEAMAKENGVNAIAAGNIGVPVLDVVDDKSIELFILELSSFQLETTDNLCLKAATVLNISDDHMDRYDGLDDYAQAKQRIYRNCQMPIVNRQDARTHMLDGRGQSFGLDAPANDNEFGLKNGSLMRGDTPLMSVNDMAMVGVHNQLNAQAAIALGLQVGFSLDAMIATLKSFTGLEHRCQKVASNDGILWLNDSKATNVGATLAALEGLKSHDGNLVLIAGGDAKGGDLSPLLKPFNEQVSDIIVMGKDAHLFKSLSDNVREVNNMQEAVSLAASLANRGDIVLLSPACASIDMFSNYMERGQQFMTAVGGLHEH; this is encoded by the coding sequence ATGAATTTTAACGGGCAAGAGATCACAAAAGTTGCAGTCATTGGTTTGGGTATGACTGGACGCTCTTGCGCGTCTTATTTGATCAAACAAGGTCTTCTACCGTTATTAGTTGATACGCGCGAGAATTTAGATAGATCACTGTTACCTGAACCTTTTGCTCAGTGTGAATTGGCGCTTGGTGATCTCGATAATATCGATTTTGCTGAGTATCAACTATTAGTGGTAAGCCCTGGGATTAGTATCCGTCAACCAGCGTTCGAAAAAGCCAAAGCACAAGGCTGTATTGTCGCTGGTGATATTGAGCTTTTTGCAAATGCGGTCTCTGTTCCCGTGTTAGCTATTACAGGCTCAAACGGTAAAACAACAGTGACATCGCTGCTTGAGGCTATGGCCAAAGAAAATGGTGTTAATGCAATTGCTGCCGGAAATATTGGCGTTCCCGTACTTGATGTAGTGGATGATAAATCCATTGAGCTTTTCATTCTTGAATTATCGAGCTTCCAGTTAGAAACTACCGATAACTTATGCCTTAAAGCCGCAACTGTATTGAATATTAGCGACGATCATATGGACCGATACGACGGGTTAGATGATTACGCGCAGGCTAAACAGCGCATTTACCGCAATTGTCAGATGCCGATTGTTAATCGTCAAGATGCTCGTACTCATATGCTTGATGGACGTGGTCAGTCTTTTGGTCTCGACGCTCCAGCTAACGACAATGAATTTGGCCTTAAAAACGGTAGTTTAATGCGTGGTGATACCCCGTTAATGTCTGTTAATGATATGGCGATGGTGGGAGTGCATAACCAACTTAACGCCCAAGCGGCCATTGCGCTTGGCTTGCAGGTGGGCTTTAGCCTTGATGCGATGATTGCAACCCTCAAGTCCTTCACTGGGTTAGAGCACCGTTGTCAAAAAGTAGCCTCCAATGACGGTATTTTATGGCTTAACGATTCTAAGGCTACTAACGTGGGCGCGACACTAGCAGCACTTGAAGGACTCAAGTCTCACGATGGTAATCTAGTGCTAATTGCTGGTGGTGATGCCAAAGGTGGTGATTTATCACCGCTGCTTAAGCCGTTTAATGAGCAAGTCAGTGACATTATCGTGATGGGCAAAGATGCTCACTTATTTAAATCGCTATCTGACAATGTGCGTGAAGTAAATAACATGCAAGAGGCGGTTTCTCTTGCGGCGTCTTTAGCAAATCGCGGTGATATTGTATTACTGTCACCAGCTTGCGCTAGCATCGATATGTTTAGTAATTACATGGAACGCGGCCAGCAGTTCATGACTGCGGTGGGAGGCTTGCATGAGCACTAA
- the mraY gene encoding phospho-N-acetylmuramoyl-pentapeptide-transferase: protein MLVWLTDYLTQYVSGFNIFSYLTFRSILAILTSLMFSLWMGPKLIRYLQNMQIGQTVRDDGPQSHLSKSGTPTMGGILILASIALSTLLWADLSNHYVLVTLFVLLSFGLVGFVDDYRKVIRKDSAGLIARWKYFWQSAIALGVAFYLYAVSQPNETVLVVPFFKDVLPQLGLLYIALVYFTVVGSSNAVNLTDGLDGLAIVPTIMVAGALGLIAYISGNVNFSAYLHLPHLPLASELTVVCLAIFGAGLGFLWFNTYPAQVFMGDVGSLALGACLGIIAVLVRQEILLVIMGGVFVMETLSVILQVGSYKLRGQRIFRMAPIHHHYELKGWPEPRVIVRFWIISLVMVLVGLATLKIR, encoded by the coding sequence ATGCTAGTTTGGTTAACCGACTACCTGACGCAATATGTCAGTGGTTTTAACATTTTTTCATACCTGACCTTTAGAAGTATTTTAGCGATCCTCACCTCGTTAATGTTCTCGCTGTGGATGGGACCAAAACTGATTCGCTATCTGCAAAATATGCAGATTGGACAGACGGTGCGCGACGATGGCCCGCAGTCTCACTTAAGCAAATCCGGTACACCAACCATGGGCGGTATCCTGATTTTGGCTTCTATCGCACTAAGCACACTGCTATGGGCAGATCTTTCTAATCACTACGTATTAGTGACGCTCTTTGTGTTATTGAGCTTTGGTTTAGTGGGCTTTGTTGATGATTATCGCAAGGTTATCCGCAAAGACTCAGCCGGACTAATAGCGCGTTGGAAGTATTTTTGGCAATCGGCCATTGCATTAGGGGTCGCGTTTTATTTGTATGCTGTGTCACAGCCAAATGAAACAGTGCTAGTGGTTCCTTTCTTTAAAGATGTATTACCGCAACTCGGTTTACTCTACATCGCACTGGTTTATTTTACGGTGGTGGGTTCATCCAACGCGGTAAATCTAACCGATGGCTTAGACGGTCTGGCGATAGTACCAACCATTATGGTGGCGGGTGCATTAGGCTTGATTGCTTATATCAGCGGTAACGTTAATTTCTCAGCTTATCTGCATTTACCACACCTGCCATTGGCGAGTGAATTGACTGTTGTCTGTCTTGCTATTTTCGGTGCAGGCTTGGGCTTCCTATGGTTTAACACTTATCCAGCGCAAGTGTTTATGGGAGATGTGGGCTCATTAGCGCTAGGTGCGTGTTTAGGCATTATTGCCGTATTGGTGCGCCAAGAAATTTTATTAGTGATTATGGGGGGCGTGTTCGTGATGGAAACGCTGTCGGTAATTCTTCAGGTGGGCAGTTACAAACTGCGTGGCCAACGCATTTTCCGCATGGCACCAATTCATCATCACTACGAATTAAAAGGTTGGCCAGAGCCTCGCGTTATCGTGCGTTTCTGGATTATCTCGCTGGTAATGGTACTCGTTGGCTTAGCTACCTTGAAAATTAGGTAA
- the ftsA gene encoding cell division protein FtsA encodes MSKANERDLIVGLDIGTSKVAVIIGEILADGDLSIVGIGSQKSKGMEKAGVNDLDSVVKAVQRALDEAELMADCQVTSVNLSISGKHIACQNEKGMVSINDEEVTQYDVDSVIHTARSVKISDDRRILHVMPTEYAIDVQEGIKSPIGMSGMRMEAQVHMVTCASDMAKNIEKCVQRCGLKVDELVFSAIASSYSVLTEDEKDLGVCLVDMGGGTMDIAVYTNGSLRHSAVIPVAGSQVTSDIAKIFRTPLSHAEDIKIGHACALSQMVGQEDNIEVPSVGGRPTRTMSRHTLAEVVEPRYQELYELILNELTQAGFSDQIAAGIVLTGAAAKIEGAVEFAEACFGMPVRLASPTPVKGLSDYVQDPSYAAGVGLLKFGSIMRESARNEETQNSGVSFISRIKNWIKGEF; translated from the coding sequence ATGAGCAAGGCTAATGAAAGAGATCTAATCGTTGGATTAGATATCGGAACATCAAAAGTCGCGGTGATTATCGGAGAAATTTTAGCCGATGGCGATCTTAGTATTGTTGGTATTGGTAGCCAAAAATCCAAAGGGATGGAGAAGGCTGGCGTAAATGATCTCGATTCTGTTGTTAAAGCGGTGCAACGCGCACTTGACGAAGCTGAGCTGATGGCTGATTGCCAAGTCACATCGGTTAACTTGAGTATTTCTGGTAAACACATCGCCTGTCAAAATGAAAAGGGCATGGTGTCGATTAACGATGAAGAAGTTACCCAATACGACGTGGATAGTGTTATTCACACTGCGCGTTCGGTGAAGATTTCGGATGATCGCCGTATTCTTCATGTGATGCCAACCGAATACGCCATTGACGTGCAAGAAGGCATTAAATCGCCAATTGGCATGTCGGGCATGCGTATGGAAGCCCAGGTGCACATGGTTACTTGTGCTAGCGATATGGCGAAGAACATTGAGAAATGTGTGCAGCGCTGTGGTTTAAAAGTTGATGAACTAGTGTTTTCAGCCATCGCCTCGAGTTATAGCGTGTTAACCGAAGATGAAAAAGATTTAGGTGTTTGTTTAGTCGATATGGGCGGCGGCACTATGGATATTGCGGTATATACCAATGGCTCACTGCGCCATAGCGCGGTTATTCCAGTGGCTGGTTCACAAGTAACCTCTGATATCGCCAAGATTTTTAGAACGCCGCTGTCACATGCTGAAGATATCAAAATTGGTCACGCCTGTGCGCTAAGTCAAATGGTAGGGCAAGAAGACAATATCGAAGTGCCATCGGTTGGCGGTCGTCCAACGCGCACTATGTCGCGTCATACCTTGGCAGAAGTTGTAGAGCCGCGTTATCAAGAGCTTTATGAGCTTATATTAAATGAATTAACGCAAGCTGGTTTTAGTGACCAGATTGCCGCAGGTATCGTCCTAACAGGCGCAGCTGCGAAAATTGAGGGAGCAGTTGAGTTTGCTGAGGCCTGTTTTGGTATGCCGGTAAGACTAGCAAGCCCGACTCCTGTCAAAGGATTAAGTGATTACGTGCAAGATCCGAGTTATGCCGCCGGCGTCGGTTTATTGAAGTTTGGCAGCATCATGCGTGAAAGCGCACGTAACGAAGAGACACAAAATAGCGGAGTTAGTTTTATCAGCCGCATTAAAAATTGGATAAAAGGCGAGTTCTAA
- a CDS encoding D-alanine--D-alanine ligase — protein MAEFGKVAVMFGGNSAEREISLMSGQAVLDGLLANGVDAHAFDPKDTPLSELKTQGFERVFNVLHGRGGEDGTLQGALEFLDIPYTGSGVLGAALAMDKIKTKQIWCSLGLPTAKFAVVESTQSTDYQAVLNELGGVVMVKPANEGSSIGMAKVDNAEDLKSAIDAASEFDREILIEQWIDGGEYTVAILGDKALPAIHMTTPNDFYDYQAKYQSSTTEYHCPCGLSQEEEAELGQIALRAFNSVNTKGWGRVDFMRGSDGQWYLLEVNTVPGMTTSSLVPKAAKVAGFSFNELVMEILKQTLVK, from the coding sequence ATGGCTGAGTTTGGTAAAGTAGCCGTTATGTTTGGTGGCAATAGCGCAGAGCGTGAAATCTCGCTTATGTCAGGGCAGGCAGTACTAGACGGCCTGTTAGCCAACGGGGTAGATGCACATGCGTTTGATCCAAAAGATACCCCATTGAGTGAATTAAAAACGCAGGGCTTCGAGCGTGTGTTTAATGTGTTGCACGGCCGTGGTGGCGAAGATGGTACGTTGCAAGGGGCGCTAGAATTTTTAGACATTCCTTACACAGGCTCTGGTGTATTGGGTGCCGCACTGGCGATGGATAAAATTAAAACTAAGCAGATTTGGTGTTCGCTTGGTTTGCCAACCGCGAAGTTTGCGGTAGTGGAGTCAACTCAATCAACTGATTATCAGGCGGTTCTTAATGAACTCGGTGGCGTGGTGATGGTTAAACCTGCTAATGAAGGTTCGAGCATCGGCATGGCGAAAGTCGATAACGCTGAGGATTTAAAAAGCGCGATTGACGCCGCTAGTGAATTTGATCGCGAGATTTTAATTGAACAATGGATTGACGGTGGTGAATACACAGTCGCAATTTTAGGTGATAAAGCACTACCAGCGATTCACATGACGACGCCGAACGATTTTTACGACTATCAAGCGAAATATCAGTCGAGCACTACTGAGTATCATTGTCCTTGTGGTTTATCTCAAGAGGAAGAAGCTGAACTTGGTCAAATCGCTTTAAGAGCCTTTAACAGTGTAAATACAAAAGGCTGGGGACGCGTTGATTTTATGCGTGGCAGTGATGGTCAATGGTATTTGCTGGAAGTCAATACTGTTCCAGGCATGACGACTTCGAGCTTGGTACCTAAAGCGGCTAAGGTTGCTGGATTTAGCTTTAATGAGCTCGTGATGGAAATTTTAAAACAGACACTGGTGAAGTAA
- the ftsW gene encoding cell division protein FtsW gives MSTKQMNFFPASFTSIFKEIKGERRAKHVPLYDRTLFVLVSSLILIGFVIVASASMPEGQRLTGNPFHFIQRHVVYVIGSIIIMIVGLQVPMKVWQKYSGWILLISIMALILVLVAGKTVNGSQRWLSAGPINIQVSEIAKLTFFCYLAAYIVRRHEEVTERAKGFYKPLAVFVIIAALILKQPDLGTVVVMFVTTVGMLFLAGAKIRDFFALIIVGVTLVVGLIIFEPYRMARVTSFLDPWQDPFGKGYQLTQSLMAFGRGDWLGQGLGNSIQKLEYLPEAHTDFIFAIWAEETGLIGVCTLLLLQLVLALRALNIGRKALLADHHFTGYLAMGIGLWLSFQAAVNTGAASGILPTKGLTLPLVSYGGSSLWVMTLAIVILLRIDHERRLDCVQATHRGAS, from the coding sequence ATGAGCACTAAGCAAATGAACTTCTTCCCAGCGTCTTTCACGTCGATTTTTAAAGAAATCAAAGGCGAGCGCCGTGCTAAACACGTGCCTCTCTACGACAGAACGCTTTTTGTGTTGGTGTCTAGCCTTATTTTGATTGGATTTGTAATTGTCGCCTCAGCATCAATGCCTGAAGGGCAGCGATTAACGGGTAATCCGTTCCACTTTATTCAGCGTCACGTGGTTTATGTTATCGGCTCAATTATTATTATGATTGTAGGCCTGCAAGTTCCCATGAAAGTGTGGCAAAAATACAGTGGCTGGATCTTACTTATTTCAATAATGGCGCTGATTTTAGTGTTGGTGGCTGGTAAAACGGTAAACGGTAGTCAGCGTTGGCTGTCGGCAGGTCCTATTAACATTCAGGTATCTGAAATTGCTAAATTGACCTTCTTTTGTTATCTCGCGGCTTATATTGTGCGCCGGCATGAAGAAGTGACAGAGCGCGCTAAAGGCTTCTATAAGCCGCTTGCGGTATTTGTCATTATTGCGGCGCTTATTTTAAAGCAGCCTGATTTAGGCACCGTTGTGGTAATGTTTGTGACTACCGTGGGCATGTTGTTTTTGGCGGGCGCAAAAATTCGCGACTTCTTTGCCTTGATTATCGTTGGTGTCACCTTGGTGGTGGGGCTGATTATTTTCGAGCCCTATCGAATGGCTCGTGTCACTTCCTTTTTAGATCCTTGGCAAGATCCTTTCGGTAAAGGTTATCAATTGACGCAATCGCTAATGGCCTTTGGTCGCGGTGATTGGTTGGGGCAAGGCTTGGGCAATTCAATTCAAAAGCTAGAGTATCTGCCTGAAGCGCATACCGACTTTATTTTTGCCATTTGGGCGGAAGAAACCGGTCTGATAGGCGTCTGCACTTTATTATTACTGCAATTAGTATTAGCATTGCGCGCCCTAAATATCGGACGTAAGGCCTTACTTGCTGATCATCACTTTACCGGATACTTGGCAATGGGTATCGGCTTATGGCTCAGTTTTCAAGCGGCGGTAAACACAGGTGCTGCTAGTGGTATCTTGCCAACTAAAGGATTAACCTTACCGCTGGTAAGTTACGGTGGTAGTAGCTTGTGGGTGATGACGCTAGCGATAGTTATTTTATTGAGAATTGATCACGAACGCCGACTCGATTGTGTTCAAGCAACGCACCGAGGAGCGTCATAA
- the ftsZ gene encoding cell division protein FtsZ — MFELMSDHAEEAVIKVIGVGGGGGNAIEHMVKKTIEGVEFIVANTDAQALRNSSAESTIQIGKGTTKGLGAGANPQVGREAAIEDKEAIMAALEGADMVFIAAGMGGGTGTGAAPIVAEVAKEMGILTVAVVTKPFNFEGKKRLNYAEQGITMLSESVDSLITIPNDKLLKVLGKGTGLLQAFEEANNVLLGAVQGIAELITRSGLINVDFADVKTVMAEMGTAMMGTGIASGDERADEAAELAISSPLLEDIDLAGARGILVNITAGMDISIDEFETVGNAVKGFASENATVVVGAVIDPDMTDELRVTVVATGIGAEAQPDIKLVKPEETTMVNPAAPKTATIEPAAEEDSMAAAVNSQPQSTNNGGLEYLDIPAFLRKQAD, encoded by the coding sequence ATGTTTGAATTAATGTCAGATCACGCTGAAGAAGCGGTCATAAAGGTCATCGGTGTTGGCGGTGGTGGCGGTAACGCTATCGAGCACATGGTGAAGAAAACTATTGAAGGTGTAGAGTTTATTGTAGCGAATACCGATGCTCAAGCATTGCGTAACTCGTCTGCTGAAAGCACCATTCAAATTGGTAAAGGTACCACTAAAGGTCTTGGTGCTGGCGCTAACCCACAGGTTGGTCGTGAAGCTGCTATCGAAGATAAAGAAGCCATCATGGCAGCGCTTGAAGGTGCTGACATGGTATTTATCGCTGCTGGTATGGGCGGTGGTACAGGTACAGGTGCTGCGCCTATCGTTGCTGAAGTAGCGAAAGAGATGGGCATCTTAACTGTTGCTGTTGTTACTAAGCCGTTTAACTTCGAAGGTAAAAAACGTCTTAACTACGCCGAGCAAGGTATCACTATGCTAAGCGAGAGCGTTGATTCGTTAATCACTATTCCAAACGACAAGCTACTGAAAGTTTTAGGTAAAGGCACAGGTCTACTACAAGCGTTTGAAGAAGCAAATAACGTATTACTAGGTGCGGTACAAGGTATTGCAGAGCTAATTACCCGTTCTGGTTTAATCAACGTGGATTTCGCCGACGTTAAAACAGTTATGGCGGAAATGGGTACTGCGATGATGGGTACTGGTATTGCTAGTGGTGACGAGCGTGCTGATGAAGCGGCTGAGCTTGCGATTTCTAGTCCACTTCTTGAAGACATCGACCTTGCTGGCGCGCGCGGTATTCTTGTTAATATCACTGCGGGTATGGATATTAGCATTGATGAGTTTGAAACTGTTGGTAACGCGGTTAAAGGCTTCGCATCAGAAAACGCTACTGTTGTTGTTGGTGCGGTAATTGACCCTGATATGACAGACGAGCTACGTGTAACTGTTGTTGCAACGGGGATCGGCGCTGAAGCTCAGCCTGATATTAAGCTAGTGAAGCCAGAAGAAACGACTATGGTTAACCCAGCTGCGCCAAAAACGGCGACAATCGAACCTGCGGCAGAAGAAGACAGCATGGCTGCGGCCGTTAACAGTCAACCACAAAGCACTAATAACGGTGGATTAGAGTACTTAGATATTCCAGCGTTTTTACGTAAACAAGCTGATTAA